One genomic region from Nocardia vinacea encodes:
- a CDS encoding NAD(P)/FAD-dependent oxidoreductase, which translates to MHVPESVLIVGASAAGLSTAEALLRNGYQGSITILGAEPELPYDRPPLSKQILAGAWEPEKAQLRPTTQLVAMPMDLVLGETAVALDPVNHIVHAESGLSVQADAVVIATGVRARTLPGVDALAGVHVLRTLEDAVALRADLLRATRLVVVGEGVLGSEIAATARTMGLDVTVVGPLLAPMAGQLGPVIAPLLGDLHTERGVRLRLGTGVSGFIHDGARVGGVRLDTGEELPADVVVVAVGAVPATDWLTDSGLTLDNGVVCDSYCRAAQGVYAAGDVARWHDDHVGGLVRMENRTNATEQAATVAANLLGAEQPYTPVPYFWTDQFDTKIQVHGTLPTGADVEIVDGSTDARRFVARYTLDGRVTGVVGWNMPKQTRLRRQEIIDARSVATSRH; encoded by the coding sequence ATGCATGTTCCCGAGAGCGTACTGATAGTCGGCGCCTCGGCGGCCGGCCTGTCCACGGCGGAAGCCTTGCTGCGCAACGGATATCAGGGCAGCATCACCATCCTCGGCGCCGAACCCGAACTCCCCTACGACCGGCCGCCGCTGTCCAAGCAGATCCTGGCCGGCGCCTGGGAACCCGAGAAGGCGCAACTGCGCCCCACCACGCAGCTGGTCGCGATGCCGATGGACCTGGTCCTCGGCGAGACCGCGGTCGCCCTCGACCCTGTCAACCACATCGTGCACGCCGAATCCGGGCTGTCCGTACAGGCCGACGCCGTCGTGATCGCCACCGGGGTGCGCGCCCGCACCCTGCCCGGCGTGGACGCCCTGGCCGGTGTGCACGTGCTGCGCACCCTCGAAGACGCAGTCGCCCTGCGCGCGGACCTGCTGCGCGCCACTCGGCTCGTGGTGGTCGGTGAAGGTGTGCTGGGCTCCGAAATCGCCGCCACCGCAAGGACTATGGGCCTGGACGTCACCGTGGTCGGCCCACTGTTGGCGCCCATGGCCGGACAACTCGGCCCGGTGATCGCGCCCCTGCTCGGCGATCTGCACACCGAACGCGGGGTGCGGTTGCGGCTCGGCACCGGAGTCAGCGGGTTCATCCACGACGGCGCCCGGGTCGGTGGCGTACGGCTGGACACCGGTGAGGAACTGCCCGCCGATGTCGTGGTGGTCGCGGTCGGCGCGGTCCCGGCGACCGATTGGCTGACCGACAGCGGACTGACGCTGGACAACGGCGTGGTGTGCGACTCCTATTGCCGTGCGGCCCAAGGTGTTTACGCCGCGGGTGACGTCGCCCGCTGGCATGACGACCACGTGGGCGGCCTGGTCCGGATGGAGAACCGCACCAACGCCACCGAACAGGCCGCCACGGTCGCCGCCAATCTGCTCGGCGCCGAACAGCCCTACACCCCGGTCCCCTACTTCTGGACCGATCAGTTCGACACCAAGATCCAAGTCCACGGCACCCTCCCGACCGGAGCGGACGTGGAGATCGTGGACGGTTCCACCGACGCGCGCAGATTCGTCGCCCGCTACACCCTCGACGGCCGAGTCACCGGCGTCGTCGGCTGGAACATGCCCAAACAGACCCGCCTGCGCAGGCAGGAAATCATCGACGCCCGGTCGGTCGCGACCAGTCGGCACTGA
- a CDS encoding ferredoxin yields the protein MKVTIDEDKCVACGQCVAVAPEVFDQRDEDGIVILLDTNPPDDQAADVREAAAVCPALVITIQE from the coding sequence ATGAAAGTCACCATCGACGAAGACAAGTGCGTCGCCTGCGGGCAGTGCGTAGCCGTCGCCCCCGAGGTCTTCGACCAGCGCGACGAGGACGGAATCGTCATCCTGCTCGACACGAACCCGCCCGATGACCAGGCCGCCGACGTCCGGGAAGCCGCCGCGGTCTGCCCGGCACTCGTCATCACCATCCAGGAATAG
- a CDS encoding cytochrome P450 — translation MSEFMITADLPEFPMARTTGCPFGPPQRQRELQAAKPLSRVRIWDGSTHWFVTGHAEQRVVLSDPRFSADERRPGFPHQNQGMAETVDHRPLTIFNSDAPEHSRFRRLMTFPFTVKRVEALRPAIQRITDDLIDDMLAGPNPTDLVNALALPLPSLMICELLGVPYEDKEFFHRHAGVAVDRNATPEENARSATEILEYLAALISARMDSPGQGWISELAERVAAGEVTVHEAAQMGVVLLIAGHDTSANMIALGTLALLQNPEQLAVFRDSDDPKVIAGGVEEMLRYLSIAQHGLRRIAVADIEVGGEVIRAGDGIVVPLPVANWDPDVFPEPESLDLHRQARHHHAFGFGIHQCVGQQLARVELQVVYGTLYRRIPTLRLATTFDDIEFKEDHFAHGVHALPVTW, via the coding sequence ATGTCCGAGTTCATGATTACCGCGGACCTGCCCGAATTCCCGATGGCGCGGACCACGGGCTGCCCGTTCGGGCCGCCGCAGCGGCAGCGTGAACTGCAGGCCGCGAAACCGCTGTCCCGGGTGCGGATCTGGGATGGGAGCACACACTGGTTCGTCACCGGCCACGCCGAACAGCGGGTGGTCCTGTCCGACCCGCGATTCAGCGCCGACGAGCGTCGTCCCGGCTTCCCCCATCAGAACCAGGGCATGGCCGAAACCGTCGACCATCGCCCGCTGACCATCTTCAATTCCGATGCCCCGGAACACAGCCGGTTCCGCAGGCTGATGACCTTTCCGTTCACCGTCAAGCGGGTCGAGGCGCTGCGTCCGGCGATCCAGCGGATCACCGATGACTTGATCGACGATATGTTGGCGGGCCCGAACCCGACCGATCTGGTCAACGCGCTGGCGCTGCCCCTGCCGTCGCTGATGATCTGCGAATTGCTCGGCGTCCCTTATGAAGACAAGGAGTTCTTCCACCGGCACGCGGGAGTCGCCGTCGACCGCAATGCCACGCCGGAAGAGAACGCGCGCTCGGCCACGGAAATTTTGGAATACCTCGCCGCGCTCATCAGCGCACGGATGGATTCCCCCGGCCAAGGCTGGATCTCCGAGCTCGCCGAGCGGGTCGCGGCCGGGGAGGTCACCGTGCACGAGGCCGCGCAGATGGGCGTCGTACTGCTCATCGCCGGACACGACACCAGCGCGAATATGATCGCCCTCGGCACCCTGGCGCTGCTGCAGAATCCGGAGCAGCTCGCGGTATTCCGCGACAGCGACGATCCGAAGGTCATCGCGGGCGGCGTCGAGGAGATGCTGCGCTATCTGTCCATCGCCCAGCACGGACTGCGTCGAATCGCGGTGGCAGACATCGAGGTCGGCGGCGAGGTCATCCGCGCAGGCGACGGCATCGTCGTGCCGCTGCCGGTAGCCAACTGGGATCCGGATGTCTTTCCCGAACCCGAATCGCTCGACCTGCACCGACAGGCGCGCCACCATCACGCCTTCGGGTTCGGCATCCACCAGTGCGTCGGGCAGCAGTTGGCCCGGGTGGAACTGCAGGTCGTCTACGGCACGCTCTACCGCCGCATCCCCACCCTCCGGCTGGCCACCACCTTCGACGACATCGAATTCAAAGAAGACCACTTCGCCCACGGCGTCCACGCACTACCGGTCACCTGGTAG
- a CDS encoding NADPH:quinone oxidoreductase family protein: protein MRAARCTEYGAPGGLSVVELDDPQPGPGEVLIRVHAAAVNYPDVLVIANRYQVSAPLPFTPGSEFAGVITALGPGVTGPPVGSPVAGAAFTGAFAEQIVVPATGLRPIPDGLDMVHAAAFHVTYATAYHSLVTIGEGKAGEWAVVLGAAGGVGSATVDVGTRLGLHIIAAASSEDRLVVARKLGAEAGIDYVREDLKKRLREVTGGEGVHLVIDPVGGDYSEAALRGLRRGGRFVTVGYADGKIPSIPLNLVLLKEATVRGFEIRMLRQYAKDAVAEGDRALAAMVRDGMRPLVSHVHPLTDIATALTDVAERRTTGKIVLDMTAG from the coding sequence ATGAGGGCGGCGCGCTGCACCGAATACGGTGCGCCCGGCGGACTCTCGGTCGTCGAGCTCGACGATCCCCAGCCCGGTCCCGGCGAAGTGCTGATCCGGGTGCATGCCGCCGCGGTCAACTACCCGGATGTGCTGGTCATCGCGAATCGATATCAGGTATCGGCACCGCTGCCCTTCACGCCCGGCAGTGAATTCGCCGGTGTCATAACGGCTTTGGGGCCCGGGGTGACGGGTCCGCCGGTGGGTTCGCCGGTGGCCGGAGCCGCATTCACCGGTGCGTTCGCCGAACAGATCGTGGTGCCCGCCACGGGTTTGCGCCCGATTCCGGACGGTCTCGATATGGTCCACGCCGCCGCGTTCCACGTCACCTACGCCACCGCCTACCACTCGCTGGTCACCATCGGCGAGGGAAAAGCGGGGGAGTGGGCGGTCGTGCTCGGCGCCGCCGGCGGGGTCGGCTCGGCCACAGTCGATGTCGGCACCCGGCTGGGGTTGCATATCATCGCGGCCGCGTCGAGCGAGGATCGGCTCGTGGTCGCGCGCAAGCTCGGCGCCGAGGCCGGAATCGATTATGTCCGTGAGGATCTGAAGAAGCGGTTGCGCGAAGTGACCGGCGGCGAAGGTGTCCATCTGGTGATCGATCCAGTGGGCGGTGACTACTCGGAGGCCGCTCTGCGCGGACTGCGGCGCGGTGGCCGGTTCGTCACGGTCGGCTACGCCGATGGGAAGATTCCCAGCATTCCGCTGAATCTCGTACTGCTCAAAGAAGCGACCGTGCGGGGTTTCGAGATTCGGATGTTGCGGCAGTACGCCAAAGATGCTGTGGCAGAGGGTGATCGCGCGCTCGCCGCGATGGTTCGCGACGGGATGCGTCCACTCGTCTCCCACGTCCATCCACTCACCGATATCGCCACCGCGTTGACCGACGTGGCCGAACGCCGCACCACCGGAAAGATCGTCCTCGACATGACTGCTGGCTGA
- a CDS encoding sensor histidine kinase: protein MRKTVRHAARATAQLANAAALAFGSYLFISMLLLTLAGALSLIGIGMVPVTAQLVRQFAGSKRRQVAAWTGRTVPEVYSPIGGPLRQSLRAVVRDPTTLADLRWMLAYYFYGALAYLAIPLWLIGLPVDGVWCGLLGRKALVLPLIGRLADLDANWSRSLLRPPPKAWLAARVDELTETRASAIAAHGAELRRIERDLHDGTQARLVSLSMRIGLAKRAMERDPANARKLLDEAQQLTEEALTELRHIVRVIHPPILTDRGLAGAILALATDSGLDVTVDVDEVSQGPRAPAAVEAAAYFVVAEALTNVAKHSRSERAEVRIMRIHNGLRVSVRDEGRGGVEDMLRGNGSQAAGSGVLGMQRRVAALDGTFTVTSPVGGPTEIEVELPCVW, encoded by the coding sequence ATGCGGAAAACGGTGCGACATGCGGCGCGGGCAACCGCGCAGCTGGCCAATGCCGCGGCACTGGCCTTCGGCTCGTACCTGTTCATCTCGATGCTGTTGCTGACGCTGGCCGGTGCGCTGTCGCTGATCGGTATCGGGATGGTGCCGGTGACGGCCCAGCTGGTGCGCCAGTTCGCGGGCAGTAAGCGGCGCCAGGTGGCGGCTTGGACGGGCCGCACCGTCCCCGAGGTGTATTCGCCGATCGGCGGCCCGCTACGGCAGAGCCTGCGCGCGGTCGTGCGCGACCCGACGACGCTCGCCGACCTGCGCTGGATGCTGGCCTACTACTTCTACGGCGCCCTGGCCTATTTGGCGATACCGCTGTGGCTGATCGGTTTGCCCGTCGACGGGGTGTGGTGCGGTCTGCTCGGCCGAAAAGCGTTGGTACTCCCGCTGATCGGTCGACTGGCCGATCTGGACGCCAACTGGTCGCGGTCGCTGTTGCGCCCCCCGCCCAAGGCATGGCTCGCGGCCCGGGTCGACGAGCTGACGGAGACCCGGGCCAGCGCGATCGCCGCACACGGCGCCGAACTGCGCCGGATCGAACGCGATCTGCACGACGGCACGCAGGCGCGGTTGGTATCGCTGTCCATGCGGATCGGTCTGGCGAAACGCGCGATGGAACGCGATCCAGCGAACGCGCGCAAGCTGCTCGACGAGGCGCAGCAACTGACCGAGGAAGCGCTGACCGAACTGCGCCACATCGTGCGGGTGATCCACCCGCCGATCCTCACTGACCGCGGTCTAGCCGGAGCCATTCTGGCACTCGCGACCGACAGCGGTCTCGACGTCACCGTGGACGTGGACGAGGTGTCGCAGGGGCCGCGGGCCCCGGCGGCAGTGGAGGCGGCGGCATATTTCGTCGTCGCCGAGGCATTGACCAATGTGGCCAAACACAGCCGGTCCGAGCGGGCCGAGGTCCGAATCATGCGGATACACAACGGGTTACGCGTGTCGGTGCGCGACGAGGGGCGGGGCGGAGTCGAGGATATGTTGCGGGGCAACGGTTCCCAGGCGGCGGGGTCCGGTGTGCTCGGAATGCAGCGTCGGGTCGCCGCGCTCGACGGAACCTTTACTGTGACAAGCCCCGTCGGGGGCCCTACCGAAATCGAGGTGGAATTGCCGTGCGTGTGGTGA
- a CDS encoding LuxR C-terminal-related transcriptional regulator, translated as MRVVMAEDNALLREGLVLLLTSAGHEVVAVAGSGPEILPALLTHRPDIAVLDVRLPPAFRDEGLRAALAARKELPGLPVLVLSQYVEESYAAELLGGGASGVGYLLKDRVGRVDEFLEALDRVAAGGTALDPEVVSQLLTRRRNSPLDSLTPREREVLELMAAGHDNATIAETLVVTERAVSKHIGNVFQKLGLPTTDSGHRRVLAVLAYLNNA; from the coding sequence GTGCGTGTGGTGATGGCCGAGGACAACGCCCTGCTACGGGAAGGACTCGTCCTGTTGCTGACCTCGGCCGGACACGAGGTCGTGGCCGTGGCGGGCAGCGGGCCGGAGATTCTGCCCGCATTGCTTACCCACCGCCCGGATATCGCCGTACTCGATGTCCGGCTGCCACCGGCCTTCCGGGACGAGGGGCTGCGGGCCGCGCTGGCCGCGCGCAAGGAGCTGCCCGGATTGCCGGTGCTCGTGCTCTCGCAGTACGTCGAGGAGTCCTATGCCGCCGAATTGCTCGGTGGCGGGGCCAGCGGGGTCGGCTATCTACTCAAGGATCGGGTGGGGCGCGTCGACGAATTCCTGGAGGCACTGGACCGGGTCGCGGCCGGCGGCACCGCACTCGACCCGGAGGTGGTGAGCCAATTGCTCACCCGCCGCCGGAATTCGCCCCTGGACTCGCTGACTCCGCGGGAGCGCGAGGTGCTGGAATTGATGGCGGCCGGGCACGACAACGCGACCATCGCCGAGACACTCGTCGTCACCGAACGTGCGGTGAGCAAGCACATCGGCAATGTCTTCCAGAAGCTCGGCCTGCCGACGACAGATAGCGGACATCGCCGGGTGCTGGCGGTACTCGCGTACCTCAACAACGCCTAG
- a CDS encoding acyl-CoA dehydrogenase family protein — MTLTFTEEQVETDEEFRARLRAFLTDHHPGRRPKDPAARLAWQKAWLATLFDAGYAGPSWPREYGGMGLSFGRQVIYQEEYARARVPGPLGTGLGIAAPTIIKYGTAEQKQRFLAPMLRGDMVWAQGYSEPGAGSDLPALRTSARLEGGGPDDPDAAYVVNGQKVWNSAADIADIIFTLVRTGPPGSRQEGISYLLIDAHAPGVSVRPLRDLTGDEHFCEIFFSDVRVPVANRVGTENGGWPLVRTSLGHERAAGAMNQAAMYRRVLDELIELAHERGATADPLVRDRLADFEIRVSIMRLTGMRTIADIMAKGEPGPASSTSRLFIVTFEQDLHEFAVDMLGAYGVLGRRDPHAVQRGRWVWGFLRTRASTIGAGTAEIQRNTIAEQVLGLPRDPAMPSVGRTR, encoded by the coding sequence GTGACTCTCACGTTCACCGAGGAGCAGGTCGAGACCGATGAGGAGTTCCGGGCGCGCCTGCGGGCGTTCCTGACCGACCATCATCCCGGCCGTCGGCCCAAGGATCCGGCCGCGCGGCTGGCCTGGCAGAAGGCCTGGCTGGCAACGCTTTTCGACGCCGGATACGCCGGTCCGAGCTGGCCGCGGGAATACGGTGGGATGGGCCTGAGCTTCGGGCGTCAGGTGATCTATCAGGAGGAGTACGCGCGGGCCCGGGTCCCGGGTCCGCTGGGGACCGGGCTCGGCATCGCCGCACCGACGATCATCAAATACGGCACGGCCGAGCAGAAGCAGCGCTTCCTGGCTCCGATGTTGCGCGGCGATATGGTTTGGGCGCAGGGTTATTCCGAGCCGGGCGCCGGATCGGATCTGCCCGCGCTGCGCACCTCGGCGCGGCTCGAGGGCGGCGGTCCCGATGATCCCGACGCGGCATATGTGGTCAACGGGCAGAAGGTGTGGAACAGCGCGGCCGATATCGCCGACATCATCTTCACCCTGGTCCGCACCGGTCCGCCGGGCTCGCGGCAGGAGGGGATCAGCTATCTGCTGATCGATGCGCACGCGCCCGGCGTGAGTGTGCGGCCGCTGCGAGATCTGACCGGAGACGAGCATTTCTGCGAGATCTTCTTCAGTGATGTGCGGGTGCCGGTCGCCAACCGGGTCGGCACAGAGAACGGCGGGTGGCCGCTGGTGCGCACCAGCCTGGGCCATGAGCGCGCGGCCGGGGCGATGAACCAGGCCGCGATGTACCGGCGGGTACTCGACGAGCTGATCGAGCTGGCGCACGAGCGCGGGGCGACCGCGGACCCCCTGGTGCGTGATCGATTGGCGGACTTCGAGATCCGGGTATCGATCATGCGGCTGACCGGAATGCGCACGATCGCCGACATCATGGCCAAGGGGGAGCCCGGGCCCGCGTCGTCCACATCGCGGTTGTTCATCGTGACCTTCGAACAAGACCTGCACGAATTCGCCGTCGATATGCTCGGCGCCTACGGTGTGCTCGGTCGGCGCGATCCGCACGCCGTACAGCGCGGCCGCTGGGTGTGGGGCTTTCTGCGCACCCGGGCCTCGACGATCGGTGCGGGAACCGCGGAGATCCAACGCAATACCATCGCCGAACAGGTGCTCGGCCTGCCACGCGACCCGGCGATGCCGTCGGTTGGGCGGACCCGATGA
- a CDS encoding NAD(P)-dependent oxidoreductase, which translates to MSELPTIGFLGAGRIGEPMAQHLLAAGHRVRLYTRRAEVGERLAGAGAELVDRVRDIADADVVVSCLFSDAQVLEVLPEVVGAMRADAILISHTTGTPTTLSRLDEFSPTGKAPIVDGPFSGTADSARAGRLVVYLGGEPEHVATARQVVRAYADPVITTGARGTALLVKLLNNLLFATISQVTLRGLAAGRSVGIEDSALLEALAVSAGGSNAGRHIAAVGSPDQYAETVGPFLRKDLAACREVAAEVGVDLSDLLAIAYAGPMNLGEISTLENGVVR; encoded by the coding sequence ATGAGCGAGCTCCCGACGATCGGATTCCTGGGGGCGGGCCGTATCGGTGAACCGATGGCGCAGCACTTGCTCGCGGCTGGCCACCGGGTCCGCCTGTATACCCGGCGCGCGGAGGTCGGCGAGCGGCTCGCCGGAGCCGGAGCCGAACTCGTCGACCGGGTGCGTGATATCGCGGACGCCGACGTCGTCGTCAGCTGTCTGTTCAGTGATGCCCAGGTGCTCGAGGTGCTGCCCGAAGTCGTGGGAGCCATGCGCGCGGACGCGATTCTCATCTCGCACACCACCGGAACGCCGACGACGCTGAGTCGACTCGACGAGTTCTCACCCACCGGCAAGGCCCCGATCGTGGACGGACCATTCAGTGGGACAGCGGATTCGGCACGCGCCGGACGGCTCGTGGTCTACCTCGGCGGCGAGCCCGAACATGTGGCGACGGCACGTCAGGTGGTGCGGGCCTATGCCGATCCCGTCATCACGACGGGCGCGCGCGGTACGGCGCTGCTGGTGAAGCTGCTCAACAATCTGCTGTTCGCGACGATCTCGCAGGTGACATTGCGCGGTCTCGCGGCAGGTCGATCGGTGGGCATCGAGGACAGCGCCTTGCTCGAAGCCCTCGCGGTCAGCGCCGGTGGCAGCAATGCGGGGCGTCATATCGCCGCCGTCGGCAGCCCCGATCAGTATGCCGAAACCGTCGGTCCTTTCCTGCGCAAGGATCTGGCGGCCTGCCGGGAAGTCGCGGCCGAAGTGGGCGTCGACCTCTCGGACCTGCTGGCCATCGCCTACGCCGGGCCGATGAATCTCGGCGAAATCTCTACTCTCGAGAACGGAGTTGTTCGATGA
- a CDS encoding SDR family NAD(P)-dependent oxidoreductase, translating into MHIDGSSALVTGGASGLGLATARRIIDRGGRVVLADISEEQGAKAVAELGDAAQFVRADVTDEAEISAALDAAEKSGPLRFVVHCAGRGGDRVRIIDRDRTPGDLATFAEVVRINLIGTYNVLRLAAARMAANEIVDGDRGSIVLTASVAAFDGQIGQTSYTASKAGVHGITLVGARDLASWQIRVNTIAPGIMDTPMLARLRDDIREGLAATVPHPKRLGDGDDYARLAVEMLENPYLNGQTIRLDGAIRMAPR; encoded by the coding sequence ATGCACATCGACGGTTCCTCGGCACTGGTCACCGGCGGCGCCTCCGGGCTCGGCCTGGCCACCGCGCGTCGGATCATCGACCGTGGCGGGCGCGTCGTCCTCGCCGACATCTCCGAGGAGCAGGGCGCCAAGGCCGTCGCCGAACTCGGCGACGCGGCACAGTTCGTTCGCGCGGATGTCACCGACGAGGCCGAGATCTCCGCCGCCCTCGATGCCGCCGAAAAGAGCGGTCCGTTGCGTTTCGTCGTGCACTGCGCCGGCCGCGGCGGCGACCGGGTCCGGATCATCGACCGCGACCGCACCCCCGGTGACCTGGCGACCTTCGCCGAGGTCGTGCGGATCAATCTGATCGGCACCTACAACGTGCTGCGCCTGGCCGCCGCCCGCATGGCGGCGAACGAAATCGTCGACGGCGACCGCGGTTCCATCGTCCTCACCGCATCGGTCGCCGCATTCGACGGCCAGATCGGGCAGACCTCCTACACCGCCTCCAAGGCGGGTGTGCACGGTATCACCTTGGTCGGAGCCCGGGATCTGGCCAGCTGGCAGATTCGGGTGAACACCATCGCGCCGGGCATCATGGACACCCCCATGCTCGCCCGGCTGCGCGACGACATCCGCGAAGGCCTGGCCGCCACGGTGCCACATCCCAAGCGTCTCGGTGACGGCGACGACTACGCCCGTCTGGCCGTCGAGATGCTGGAGAACCCCTACCTCAACGGCCAGACCATCCGGCTCGACGGCGCCATCCGCATGGCCCCGCGCTGA
- a CDS encoding ferredoxin, with translation MKITIDSSLCSGHARCAAAAPELFELDDDGYALPFAGELPADLEDAAREGEMACPERAITIE, from the coding sequence ATGAAAATCACGATCGACAGTTCGCTGTGTTCCGGACACGCCCGGTGTGCGGCCGCGGCACCGGAGTTGTTCGAACTCGATGACGACGGTTACGCCCTGCCTTTCGCAGGTGAGTTGCCCGCGGATCTCGAGGATGCGGCGCGCGAGGGCGAAATGGCCTGTCCGGAACGCGCCATCACCATCGAGTGA
- a CDS encoding SDR family NAD(P)-dependent oxidoreductase, translated as MTNELTGKVAIVTGGASGIGRSTVDKFVEEGARVVIADINSEQGAAVAAEYGPEVLFKQTDVADSAQIEELIADTVAQFGGLHIMLNNAGVPTAMYPHFLDDPLDEFHRVMAVDLLGVMLGTQHAARHMAANGGGSIINTTSIGGIRAGAGEATYRAAKAGVIHFTKCAAIDLAGYGIRVNCIAPGAIPTPIMGSTLAHIAGGDDMTQQLREAIKTIRPLRRDGSATDIAEATVFLIAEATVFLAGDRSGYITGTVLPVDGGIVAGHAMNSLADIVENRADALTA; from the coding sequence ATGACAAATGAACTGACCGGCAAGGTTGCCATCGTCACCGGCGGCGCATCGGGAATCGGGCGCTCGACTGTCGACAAATTCGTCGAAGAGGGCGCCCGCGTCGTCATCGCCGATATCAATTCCGAACAGGGTGCCGCCGTGGCCGCCGAGTACGGGCCGGAGGTGCTGTTCAAGCAGACCGACGTCGCGGATTCCGCGCAGATCGAAGAGCTGATCGCCGACACGGTGGCGCAATTCGGCGGACTGCACATCATGCTGAACAACGCGGGCGTTCCGACCGCTATGTACCCGCATTTCCTCGACGATCCGCTCGACGAATTCCACCGTGTGATGGCGGTCGACCTGCTCGGCGTCATGCTCGGCACCCAGCACGCGGCCCGGCATATGGCCGCCAACGGCGGCGGCTCGATCATCAATACCACCTCCATCGGCGGCATTCGAGCGGGCGCGGGCGAGGCGACCTATCGCGCGGCGAAGGCCGGTGTCATCCACTTCACCAAATGCGCCGCCATCGACCTCGCCGGTTACGGCATCCGGGTGAATTGCATTGCGCCGGGCGCGATTCCGACCCCGATCATGGGCAGCACACTCGCCCATATCGCCGGCGGTGACGACATGACCCAGCAGTTACGCGAGGCCATCAAGACCATCCGGCCGCTGCGACGGGATGGCTCGGCCACCGATATCGCCGAGGCCACCGTCTTCCTCATCGCCGAGGCCACCGTCTTCCTCGCCGGTGATCGGTCCGGCTACATTACCGGCACGGTATTGCCGGTCGACGGCGGCATCGTCGCGGGCCATGCGATGAATTCCCTCGCCGACATCGTCGAAAATCGAGCCGACGCCCTCACGGCGTGA
- a CDS encoding acyl-CoA dehydrogenase family protein, whose protein sequence is MRRTLFTQDHEDFRLLVRDYLAREVVPEYEQWRDAGLVPRELFTSLGKLGIIGTAIAEEYGGGGQDDYRYNVVLQEECARAGVTLGGLRTHLDIVVPYFLGLADDAQRSRWFPGLASGEFYTAIAMSEPGTGSDLAGVATKAVRDGDHYVLNGAKTFITGGYHADLVIVVARTSTDPDNRRAGLSLLVVEKGMPGFTVGRKLDKLGLTVQDTVELSFADVRVPVANLLGAEGEAFSYLGRNLAQERLAISVGAVAQARAALEMTITYVRDRTVFGKPVAHFQNTKFELAAIAAEVEAAQTMLDAAITALVAGELSPVDAAKTKLFCTEMQGRVVDRCLQLHGGYGYILESPIARLYADARVSRIYGGTSEVMKTIISKSLGL, encoded by the coding sequence ATGCGCCGGACGCTGTTCACCCAGGACCATGAGGACTTCCGCCTCTTGGTCCGCGACTATCTCGCCCGCGAGGTGGTCCCGGAGTACGAGCAGTGGCGCGACGCGGGCCTGGTGCCCCGTGAACTGTTCACCTCGCTGGGCAAGCTCGGCATCATCGGCACCGCCATTGCGGAGGAATACGGCGGTGGGGGTCAGGACGACTACCGCTACAACGTGGTGCTCCAGGAGGAGTGCGCGCGGGCGGGCGTGACGCTCGGTGGCCTGCGCACCCACCTCGATATCGTCGTCCCGTACTTCCTGGGCTTGGCCGACGATGCCCAGCGGTCCCGCTGGTTCCCCGGCCTGGCCTCGGGGGAGTTCTACACCGCGATCGCGATGAGCGAACCGGGTACCGGTTCGGATCTGGCGGGTGTCGCGACCAAGGCGGTTCGCGACGGCGACCATTACGTGCTCAACGGAGCCAAGACCTTCATCACCGGTGGCTACCACGCCGACTTGGTCATCGTCGTCGCACGGACCAGCACCGATCCGGACAATCGCCGCGCCGGCCTTTCCCTGCTGGTGGTGGAGAAGGGGATGCCGGGCTTCACCGTCGGACGCAAACTCGACAAACTCGGTCTCACCGTGCAGGACACCGTCGAGCTGTCCTTCGCCGATGTGCGCGTCCCCGTCGCCAATCTGCTCGGCGCGGAAGGCGAGGCATTCTCCTACCTCGGCCGCAATCTGGCGCAGGAGCGGCTGGCCATCTCGGTCGGCGCGGTCGCGCAGGCCAGGGCCGCGCTCGAGATGACCATCACCTACGTCCGGGACCGGACCGTATTCGGTAAACCGGTCGCGCACTTCCAGAACACCAAATTCGAGCTCGCGGCCATCGCTGCCGAGGTCGAGGCCGCCCAGACCATGCTCGACGCGGCCATCACGGCATTGGTCGCCGGCGAGTTGAGTCCCGTCGACGCGGCCAAGACCAAGCTGTTCTGCACCGAGATGCAGGGCCGTGTGGTCGACCGCTGCCTGCAACTGCACGGCGGCTACGGCTACATCCTCGAATCCCCGATCGCCCGGCTCTACGCCGACGCGCGGGTGAGCCGCATCTACGGCGGCACCAGCGAGGTCATGAAGACCATCATCAGTAAATCCCTTGGCTTATAA